From the genome of Terriglobales bacterium, one region includes:
- a CDS encoding tetratricopeptide repeat protein, protein MSATSIPALERMAEPKSSRFQAWFQWFMQPAVLIRIVLYATTLIYLRSVLFDYVYDDSALITLNPWMESWKQVPELFTHSFWGFLDVPRAIDFYRPLVSLVFMTILHLLGPAPGWFHLVAAGLHIAATYLVYRLACETTENKIVAAIAAGFFGLHPTKVETAAWISGISDSLSVVFFLGSIISYFKARKNVEHRLKYQWTSNVLLLLALFSKEAAVFAPVLIAIYEFSSTNSRFRDRCVASLRAALPFLTVTTLALLARKALIHNELDLGLLQKIPLKATVLTAPKAILWYLLKQLWPGELSVQYPIMLVRTFSFRQFVLPLVLTLAVTTAIVWAVRKRPTGIFFASWFVLMLAPVIVYFITLQEHDRYSYLPSVASSIGIAYLLERLRVFSAKVHAAVILIVFAVMSVLTVTYESYWDNDIKLFERAVRIAPDNWNAQNYLAGAYVVFGQREKAEAFARSVINRDRGPNSWYLLGDVFLAECKYEEAREAIQTGYNLEREHHLVANLALANVDLRLGRNEEAVQIYQEQLKRFPNRAFLHGHLATALKAMGRSEEAQRELAIQKSLNKH, encoded by the coding sequence TTGAGCGCTACGTCTATCCCCGCACTCGAGCGGATGGCAGAACCTAAATCCAGCCGGTTCCAAGCCTGGTTTCAGTGGTTTATGCAGCCTGCAGTTCTGATTCGAATCGTACTGTATGCGACTACTCTGATCTACCTTCGTAGCGTTCTGTTTGACTATGTTTACGACGACTCCGCTCTCATCACACTGAACCCCTGGATGGAATCCTGGAAGCAGGTTCCAGAGCTCTTTACCCATTCATTTTGGGGGTTCCTGGATGTCCCACGAGCGATCGATTTCTATCGACCTCTCGTGTCTCTGGTCTTCATGACGATCCTTCACCTGTTAGGGCCGGCACCGGGATGGTTTCACCTGGTAGCTGCGGGGCTCCACATTGCTGCGACTTATCTCGTTTACCGGCTTGCGTGCGAGACCACAGAGAATAAAATTGTCGCGGCAATTGCAGCAGGTTTTTTCGGACTTCACCCAACCAAAGTTGAAACCGCAGCTTGGATCTCCGGCATTAGCGATTCTCTTTCAGTTGTCTTCTTCCTCGGTTCCATAATCTCGTACTTCAAAGCACGGAAAAACGTGGAGCATAGGCTCAAGTATCAATGGACTTCCAATGTACTGTTGCTCTTGGCTTTGTTCTCCAAAGAAGCCGCAGTATTCGCTCCAGTTCTGATCGCTATATACGAATTCAGCTCCACAAACTCCCGCTTTCGCGATCGCTGCGTGGCCAGTCTTCGAGCCGCGTTGCCTTTCCTCACCGTGACTACCCTTGCCCTCCTTGCCAGAAAGGCACTGATACATAATGAACTCGACCTGGGCCTTCTGCAGAAAATACCTCTCAAAGCCACAGTCCTCACCGCGCCAAAAGCAATCCTTTGGTACCTGCTTAAACAGTTATGGCCGGGCGAACTTAGTGTGCAATATCCGATTATGCTGGTACGCACATTTTCGTTTCGGCAGTTCGTATTACCGCTTGTCCTTACATTGGCAGTTACCACAGCCATCGTGTGGGCTGTTCGAAAGAGACCGACGGGAATCTTCTTCGCAAGCTGGTTCGTGCTGATGCTCGCTCCCGTAATCGTCTACTTCATTACTTTGCAAGAACATGATCGATACTCTTATTTACCTTCCGTTGCTTCGAGTATTGGTATCGCGTATTTATTGGAGCGTCTGCGGGTCTTTAGTGCGAAGGTCCATGCAGCAGTTATCCTCATCGTCTTTGCGGTAATGTCAGTACTGACCGTCACCTATGAATCTTATTGGGACAACGACATTAAGCTATTTGAGCGGGCTGTACGAATCGCTCCCGACAACTGGAATGCGCAAAACTATCTTGCAGGCGCCTATGTTGTCTTCGGACAACGGGAAAAAGCGGAAGCTTTTGCTCGCAGCGTAATCAATAGAGATCGCGGCCCGAATAGTTGGTACCTGCTTGGCGACGTCTTCCTTGCCGAATGCAAGTACGAAGAGGCGCGCGAGGCCATACAAACGGGCTACAACCTTGAGAGGGAACACCACCTGGTGGCCAACCTTGCGTTAGCGAATGTGGATTTGCGTCTCGGCAGAAATGAAGAGGCAGTTCAGATTTACCAAGAACAACTCAAGCGATTTCCAAACAGGGCCTTTCTTCATGGCCATCTTGCAACCGCGCTCAAAGCTATGGGCAGGTCGGAAGAAGCCCAACGAGAATT